Proteins encoded within one genomic window of Hermetia illucens chromosome 2, iHerIll2.2.curated.20191125, whole genome shotgun sequence:
- the LOC119650207 gene encoding 3 beta-hydroxysteroid dehydrogenase/Delta 5-->4-isomerase: protein MDKVGETVLVVGGSGFLGQHIIKLLIQEQEKLGIKEIRTVDLKPYENRIGHRESKDLISFVGDICKPETIEKAFIGVDCVFHCAAYISIQFPPNFDELERVNVIGTKNIIEICLKHNVPRLIYTSSASVAFTPYKGVNTFAIAINQTESKAVTPEIDLQKSTRENDKKFLIPGYAASKLRAERVVLNSSGAKLNNGKDYLQTVALRPPLTYGEGDPHFMPACFEYLSKHNMQFPRISGAGGKQQLIYAGNSAWGHICAYKTLKSQPKKIAGLPIFITDDTPVHDVSRFIQRVGRETESLRFHQSWWSTPHFLFYFLAFLFEMVVKLLQPILGTTLKYSPRALSSYTASVMMFNRLRADIHLDYEPLVDEKKALMLSAGWYEKWWQENITSKRGKRCKQ from the exons GTGGAAGCGGCTTCCTGGGACAGCATATAATTAAACTTTTAATTCAGGAACAGGAAAAGCTCGGAATCAAGGAAATTCGTACCGTTGACTTGAAGCCGTATGAAAATCGAATtg GTCATCGTGAATCGAAGGATCTAATCTCATTTGTCGGCGACATTTGTAAACCGGAAACAATCGAAAAAGCATTTATCGGCGTTGACTGTGTTTTCCACTGTGCTGCCTACATTAGTATTCAATTTCCGccaaattttgatgaattgGAGCGCGTTAATGTCATTG GTACAAAGAACATTATCGAAATCTGCCTGAAGCACAACGTACCTCGTTTAATCTACACAAGCTCGGCATCCGTAGCATTTACCCCATACAAGGGTGTAAACACCTTTGCGATAGCAATCAATCAAACGGAATCAAAAGCTGTGACACCTGAAATTGATTTGCAAAAATCGACGAGGGAGAATGATAAGAAGTTCCTGATTCCAGGATATGCAGCGTCGAAATTGAGGGCGGAACGAGTGGTGCTTAACTCGTCGGGTGCAAAGCTTAATAATGGCAAAG ATTACTTACAAACTGTTGCCTTGCGTCCTCCGCTGACCTATGGCGAAGGTGACCCACATTTCATGCCGGCTTGTTTTGAATATTTATCAAAGCATAATATGCAATTCCCGAGGATCTCCGGGGCTGGTGGCAAGCAGCAGCTTATCTATGCTG GAAATTCAGCATGGGGACATATCTGCGCTTACAAAACGTTAAAATCTCAACCGAAAAAAATTGCAGGACTTCCGATTTTCATCACGGATGACACTCCCGTTCACGATGTCTCGCGATTCATTCAACGTGTCGGACGAGAGACAGAATCCCTTCGATTCCATCAGTCATGGTGGTCGACACCACATTTTCTCTTCTACTTTTTGGCGTTCCTTTTTGAAATGGTCGTGAAATTGTTACAGCCAATATTGGGTACCACCCTGAAATATTCACCGCGAGCCCTGTCATCCTATACAGCGTCCGTTATGATGTTCAATAGACTGCGAGCTGACATTCATTTAGACTATGAACCTCTTGTCGATGAAAAGAAGGCACTCATGTTGAGCGCTGGCTGGTATGAAAAATGGTGGCAGGAAAATATTACATCGAAACGTGGAAAGCGTTGTAAGCAATAA